A region from the Nostoc sp. HK-01 genome encodes:
- a CDS encoding precorrin-8X methylmutase CbiC/CobH produces MSEYIRNANEIYRNSFSIIRSEANLDVLPTDVAKVAVRLIHACGMTDIVTDLGYSSTAVQSARAALTAGAPILCDCRMVAEGVTRRRLLANNAVICTLNYPEVPELAQKLGNTRSAAALELWRSHLENSVVAIGNAPTALFRLLEMLDQGAPKPAVILGFPVGFVGAAESKAALAADSRNVPFITLHGRRGGSAIAAAAVNALATEEE; encoded by the coding sequence ATGTCCGAATATATCCGAAACGCTAACGAAATCTACCGTAATTCTTTTTCTATCATTCGGTCAGAAGCTAACTTAGATGTGCTGCCGACAGATGTAGCAAAAGTTGCTGTACGTCTGATTCATGCCTGTGGAATGACGGATATTGTCACTGACTTGGGATATTCATCCACAGCAGTGCAATCAGCACGCGCCGCATTAACAGCAGGTGCGCCCATTTTATGCGATTGTCGGATGGTTGCCGAAGGAGTCACTAGGCGGCGACTACTAGCCAATAACGCAGTTATCTGCACCCTGAATTATCCTGAAGTTCCAGAACTCGCCCAAAAACTGGGTAATACAAGGTCAGCCGCCGCTTTAGAATTATGGCGATCGCACTTAGAAAACTCAGTCGTTGCCATTGGTAATGCACCCACCGCCCTATTTAGGTTACTCGAAATGTTAGACCAAGGAGCGCCGAAACCTGCGGTGATTCTGGGCTTCCCTGTCGGATTTGTGGGTGCAGCCGAATCAAAAGCAGCCCTAGCAGCAGACAGTCGAAATGTACCATTTATAACATTACATGGTCGGCGGGGTGGAAGTGCGATCGCCGCCGCCGCAGTTAACGCCTTGGCAACGGAGGAAGAATAA
- a CDS encoding cobalamin biosynthesis precorrin-2 methyltransferase — translation MTTKGRLYGVGVGPGDPELLTVKALRLLQAAPVIAYQSATDKESIARAIVSQYLTGEQIEVPFHLPRALEPEKAKAIYDQEVEPIAQHLAAGRDVVVLCEGDPFFYGSFMYVFTRLSQHYHTEVVPGVSSLMACPVALGVPFTYYNDILTVLPAPLPAEELITQLLTTDAAAIMKLGRHFTKVRDILEQLGLASRALYIERATMSQQRIVPLNEVDPAEVPYFAMIVIPSKNRL, via the coding sequence ATGACAACCAAAGGCCGTCTATATGGAGTTGGTGTCGGCCCTGGCGACCCCGAACTATTGACAGTCAAAGCACTGCGGTTATTGCAGGCTGCACCTGTAATTGCCTATCAATCAGCCACAGATAAAGAGAGTATAGCGCGGGCGATCGTTTCGCAGTATTTAACTGGCGAACAAATTGAAGTCCCCTTTCACCTCCCCCGCGCCTTAGAACCAGAAAAAGCCAAGGCTATATATGACCAAGAAGTTGAGCCAATTGCTCAACACCTCGCCGCTGGACGAGATGTCGTAGTTTTGTGTGAAGGAGACCCGTTTTTCTACGGTTCCTTCATGTATGTATTCACACGCTTATCTCAGCATTACCATACCGAAGTAGTTCCCGGTGTTTCCTCACTCATGGCTTGTCCAGTCGCTTTAGGCGTACCCTTCACCTACTACAACGATATTCTCACCGTTTTACCCGCCCCACTACCAGCAGAAGAATTAATCACACAACTGTTAACTACCGATGCAGCTGCAATTATGAAATTAGGCCGCCATTTTACAAAAGTGCGGGATATTTTGGAGCAGTTAGGATTAGCATCACGGGCATTGTATATTGAACGGGCAACAATGTCACAACAGAGAATTGTCCCATTAAATGAAGTTGACCCGGCTGAAGTACCTTATTTTGCCATGATTGTTATACCCAGTAAAAATCGCTTATAA
- a CDS encoding 30S ribosomal protein S1, whose protein sequence is MRVTFTQSLNNQVLRGLILLRIETDDLCTETWTSSTFDPYQELYIWLGQIRDLQLPAKMIIDKEGREVELIAESLSDLLVQFWVEPCLSRNTTTRLNITVERCELLKAFHDGIIKFIQDEYQPSQWSHIDNLSNTNWGALLKPNNSSGQNWQTRLAMYGGGHSRIPETGREIISNQLTLEQQWLITLNDVLLWIANLAANGQIREVYALVSLYKNLPIDIALGELDASWYEQRKIALYQQYELRENSITRRTLHNRGYLAKARLKTLKLGQIVDGSIIKIKPYGVFVDIGGYYALLHISAISQQPVEHPEKVFQIGDWIRAIIISMDIERGRVSLSTSDLETEPGDMLKDPLIVYEKAEEMAARYYQNVLSKLQ, encoded by the coding sequence ATGAGAGTGACTTTTACCCAATCCTTGAATAATCAAGTTCTGAGAGGATTGATTTTACTCCGTATAGAAACTGATGATCTTTGTACTGAAACTTGGACATCATCTACATTCGATCCATACCAAGAATTGTACATTTGGTTGGGGCAAATTCGAGATTTGCAACTACCTGCAAAAATGATCATAGATAAAGAAGGTCGTGAAGTAGAGCTGATAGCTGAGAGTTTAAGCGATTTACTTGTGCAATTTTGGGTTGAGCCGTGTCTGTCTAGAAATACTACAACACGCCTTAATATTACGGTTGAACGTTGCGAATTGCTCAAGGCTTTTCATGATGGAATCATCAAATTTATTCAAGATGAATATCAACCATCACAATGGTCGCACATAGATAATCTGAGTAATACAAATTGGGGTGCTTTGCTCAAGCCAAATAATAGTTCTGGTCAAAATTGGCAAACACGTTTAGCAATGTATGGAGGAGGACATAGCAGAATTCCTGAAACCGGACGTGAAATCATATCGAACCAACTAACTCTAGAACAACAATGGTTAATAACTTTAAATGATGTACTTTTATGGATAGCAAATTTAGCAGCTAACGGTCAAATTAGAGAAGTCTACGCACTTGTTAGTTTATACAAAAATTTACCAATAGATATTGCCTTAGGTGAATTAGATGCGAGTTGGTATGAGCAACGGAAAATTGCGTTATATCAACAATATGAACTACGTGAGAACTCCATCACCAGACGAACACTTCATAATCGTGGTTATTTAGCAAAGGCACGACTAAAAACACTTAAACTTGGTCAAATTGTAGATGGCAGTATTATTAAAATTAAGCCGTATGGTGTCTTCGTTGATATTGGAGGATATTATGCACTACTACATATCTCCGCAATTTCTCAACAACCTGTTGAACATCCAGAAAAGGTCTTTCAAATTGGTGACTGGATTAGAGCAATAATTATCTCGATGGATATTGAAAGAGGGCGAGTGTCGCTATCAACTAGCGATTTGGAAACTGAACCAGGTGATATGCTAAAAGACCCATTGATTGTGTATGAAAAAGCCGAAGAAATGGCTGCTAGATACTATCAAAATGTCTTGTCAAAGCTACAATAG
- a CDS encoding family 2 glycosyl transferase, with protein MSNLIAKIPNFMNYQPVDTTTAATFLPMVSVVVPIYNAEADLSALIACLSAQTYPKDRVEYLLVDNNSSDRTLTLLQEAAASSVIKISALSENQIQSSYAARNTGIRAATGEIIAFTDADCHPQPQWLESLIQPFVNSELVIVAGEITALPGNTLLEEYAELQDILSQKHTLAHPFCAYGQTANLAIRRTALEKVGLFRPYLTTGGDADICWRILQQNLGRLEFAPQATVQHRHRTTLKELASQWRRYGRSNRYLHELHGIELMPELKLAEYGHRLGRWMFKELPKNTVKAIAGKASLVDLFNTPLTVFVIQARVAGQKNAKLPENAKIIAWL; from the coding sequence ATGAGTAATCTGATTGCCAAAATCCCTAATTTTATGAATTATCAGCCAGTTGACACAACCACCGCCGCCACATTTTTGCCAATGGTGTCGGTGGTTGTTCCTATTTATAATGCTGAAGCAGATTTATCGGCTTTGATTGCTTGTTTGTCGGCGCAAACCTACCCTAAAGACCGAGTAGAATACTTGTTGGTAGATAATAACAGTAGCGATCGCACTCTCACCCTACTCCAAGAAGCTGCGGCAAGTTCAGTAATTAAAATTAGTGCTTTAAGCGAAAATCAAATTCAAAGTTCTTACGCTGCAAGAAATACAGGAATTCGCGCTGCTACTGGTGAAATTATCGCTTTTACTGATGCTGATTGCCATCCCCAACCCCAATGGCTAGAATCACTCATCCAACCTTTTGTTAATTCTGAGTTGGTAATTGTCGCTGGGGAAATTACAGCACTACCAGGGAATACTTTATTAGAAGAATACGCCGAACTTCAGGATATCTTATCGCAAAAGCATACTTTAGCTCATCCTTTTTGCGCCTATGGACAAACTGCTAATTTAGCAATTCGCCGCACTGCTTTAGAAAAAGTCGGCTTATTTCGTCCTTATTTAACTACTGGTGGTGATGCAGATATTTGCTGGCGGATTCTACAGCAAAATCTTGGGCGTTTAGAGTTTGCACCCCAGGCGACTGTACAGCACCGCCACCGTACCACACTCAAAGAACTGGCTAGTCAATGGCGACGTTATGGACGTTCAAATCGCTATTTGCATGAATTACATGGGATAGAACTGATGCCAGAATTGAAGTTGGCAGAATATGGACATCGATTAGGACGTTGGATGTTCAAAGAATTACCCAAAAATACTGTAAAGGCGATCGCTGGTAAAGCCAGTCTTGTAGATTTATTCAATACTCCCCTGACTGTGTTTGTTATTCAAGCCCGTGTTGCTGGGCAGAAAAACGCCAAATTACCAGAAAATGCCAAGATAATAGCTTGGTTGTAA
- a CDS encoding carboxyl-terminal protease: MNQSAKHYSPLQLAMIGGAIATTAAVSVFGPAWTRCVRAALQDSPKTLIDQVWQLVNREYVDGTFNQQDWQATRQSLLSKDYSSKQEAYIAIREALQKLGDPYTRFMDPKQYEALTNQTSGEVSGIGIRMELNEKTQRLTVVEAIDNSPALKAGIKAGDEILAIDGKPTVKLKVDDASKLIRGQAGTPITLRLERSGQGAFDLKLTRATIEVPTVSYNLKQEGNRRVGYIRLREFSGHAADQMRRAIRDLNGKKVDAFVLDLRGNPGGLLQASIEIARMWMDNGAIVRTVDRQGSSEQTKANHTSLTKLPLAILVDGNSASASEILTGALKDNKRAVVIGSQTFGKALVQSVHELSDGSGLAVTIAHYYTPLGTDINHKGIAPDIKIDLTEAQERQLASNPNLIGTPSDPQYAGAIAALSSNSFAQSSVIQNIPPVSASTESLKY, encoded by the coding sequence ATGAACCAATCTGCGAAACATTACTCGCCGCTCCAACTAGCCATGATTGGTGGAGCGATCGCCACAACCGCCGCTGTATCCGTATTTGGCCCTGCTTGGACTCGCTGCGTTCGTGCCGCCCTACAAGATAGCCCTAAAACCTTAATTGACCAGGTATGGCAACTGGTAAATCGTGAGTATGTTGATGGAACTTTTAATCAACAAGATTGGCAAGCAACTAGGCAGAGCCTATTAAGTAAAGATTATTCTTCTAAGCAAGAAGCATACATAGCTATCCGCGAAGCTTTACAAAAATTGGGTGATCCGTATACCAGATTTATGGATCCCAAACAGTATGAGGCTCTTACCAATCAAACCTCTGGGGAAGTCTCAGGTATTGGTATTCGGATGGAACTGAACGAAAAAACTCAGCGCCTGACGGTTGTGGAAGCCATAGATAATTCTCCAGCATTGAAAGCAGGGATTAAAGCTGGGGACGAGATATTAGCAATTGATGGGAAACCCACTGTAAAACTGAAGGTGGATGATGCTTCCAAACTAATTCGTGGTCAAGCAGGTACTCCCATCACATTACGTTTGGAAAGAAGCGGACAGGGTGCGTTTGACTTGAAACTGACACGGGCAACAATTGAAGTGCCAACAGTTAGTTATAACCTCAAGCAAGAAGGTAATCGCCGTGTAGGTTACATCCGCTTAAGAGAGTTTAGCGGCCACGCCGCAGATCAGATGCGTCGAGCAATTCGTGATTTGAATGGTAAGAAAGTTGATGCTTTTGTCTTAGATCTGCGTGGGAACCCTGGTGGTTTATTGCAGGCTAGTATCGAAATTGCCCGGATGTGGATGGATAATGGTGCAATAGTCCGCACAGTTGACCGTCAAGGTAGCAGTGAACAAACCAAGGCGAATCATACTTCTTTGACAAAACTCCCCTTGGCAATACTGGTAGATGGTAATTCAGCTAGTGCCAGCGAAATTTTAACAGGTGCGCTCAAAGATAATAAACGTGCAGTAGTTATTGGTAGTCAAACCTTTGGTAAAGCTTTAGTACAGTCAGTGCATGAATTATCAGATGGTTCTGGTTTAGCTGTCACTATCGCCCACTACTACACCCCATTGGGAACTGATATTAACCATAAGGGAATCGCACCAGATATCAAGATAGATTTGACAGAAGCTCAAGAGCGTCAGTTAGCATCTAACCCTAATTTAATTGGTACTCCCAGCGATCCGCAGTATGCTGGAGCGATCGCAGCTTTATCTAGCAACAGTTTCGCTCAGTCTTCTGTGATTCAAAACATCCCACCTGTGAGTGCTAGTACTGAAAGCTTGAAGTACTAG
- a CDS encoding pentapeptide repeat protein encodes MAIESNSPNPPSREPLTEQEPDDFDGGSRDSHLSPEALTAQQALAAISSLQSSQNAAVMQQARSNMQQRPTHQFTVKPRALMLTIAAIAVIFLGVIVNNWILGIIGTLLTLVLSLAMLLPWLQYILKEWFTPEDRTLFVGFFGLIAAIVGLIKFSGIGDRLFMLGRRINWEASGTLAEWFGALGQILIAIIAVYVAWRQYVISKDLTIQQNLLTVQQNIITQQQTIDSYFQGISDLVLDEEGLLEDWPQERAIAEGRTAAIFSSVDGSGKAKILRFLSRSKLLTPLKRDRRLGRAILNGMGGYAEDRLEGVRVIDLGVMLATADLAGTDLRWTDLSEANLVRANLSACDLVKANLSRTILYDANLSSADMNGVRLFYGSVEKASPRSRTEPPNYETGEHTGAVIENADFTNVQRMSEANRYYCCAWGGETTRATIPGGCEGIPNLLGR; translated from the coding sequence ATGGCCATTGAATCTAACTCTCCCAATCCACCAAGCCGAGAACCTTTAACTGAACAGGAGCCAGATGACTTCGATGGTGGCTCTAGGGATAGTCATTTAAGTCCAGAAGCACTGACAGCACAACAAGCGCTGGCGGCAATTTCCTCTTTGCAATCGTCGCAGAATGCCGCCGTGATGCAGCAAGCTCGTTCTAATATGCAGCAACGCCCTACTCATCAATTCACGGTTAAGCCCAGGGCATTAATGCTAACAATAGCGGCGATCGCTGTGATTTTTCTGGGAGTTATCGTTAATAACTGGATTTTGGGAATTATCGGCACCTTGCTAACTTTGGTATTGTCTTTAGCTATGCTATTACCTTGGTTGCAATATATTCTCAAAGAATGGTTTACACCAGAAGACAGAACCTTGTTTGTCGGCTTCTTCGGACTAATAGCAGCCATTGTGGGCTTGATCAAATTCTCTGGGATTGGCGATCGCCTTTTTATGTTAGGGCGGAGAATCAACTGGGAAGCTTCGGGGACTTTAGCCGAATGGTTTGGGGCGTTGGGGCAAATTTTAATCGCCATCATTGCCGTTTATGTCGCGTGGCGACAATACGTTATTTCCAAAGACCTAACAATTCAACAAAATTTGCTGACAGTTCAACAAAATATCATTACTCAGCAGCAAACCATAGATTCTTATTTCCAAGGCATTTCGGACTTGGTGCTAGATGAAGAAGGCTTATTAGAAGACTGGCCACAAGAAAGAGCGATCGCCGAAGGCCGCACAGCCGCAATTTTTAGTAGTGTTGATGGCAGTGGTAAAGCCAAAATTCTCCGCTTTCTCTCCCGTTCTAAATTACTTACACCCTTAAAACGCGATCGGCGCTTAGGTCGAGCGATTCTCAATGGTATGGGTGGTTATGCAGAAGACCGTTTAGAAGGTGTACGCGTCATTGATTTAGGCGTAATGTTAGCCACCGCTGACCTTGCTGGTACAGATTTGCGTTGGACTGACCTGAGTGAAGCTAATCTTGTCCGTGCTAACCTTAGTGCTTGCGATTTAGTAAAAGCCAACCTCTCCCGCACCATTTTATATGATGCCAATCTCAGCAGTGCTGATATGAATGGAGTGCGTTTATTTTATGGTTCTGTCGAGAAAGCTTCGCCTCGTAGTCGTACAGAACCACCCAACTACGAAACTGGTGAACACACAGGGGCTGTGATTGAAAATGCCGATTTCACAAATGTTCAAAGAATGTCTGAGGCTAACCGTTACTACTGCTGTGCTTGGGGTGGAGAAACAACTAGAGCCACTATTCCCGGTGGTTGCGAAGGTATCCCTAATCTGTTGGGAAGATAG
- a CDS encoding TetR family transcriptional regulator, producing the protein MARKPKITNQQILEAARKVFLQQGFGGSTIEIAQLAGISEASIFKRFSTKEELFFAAMGLPERPLWMKELENLCGTGNLKENLIQVCLQILEFYSEVLPRFMMLRSRGSAFPEPCNRKEQGLMQDVKVLTSFLEREISLSRLRPVNAKIVAHILVGTLMNYVLSEQKPFSQTSFTTEPVKDFDLEHQPKVVFSFVQSLVEAIWLGIAPI; encoded by the coding sequence ATGGCTCGTAAACCTAAAATTACTAATCAGCAAATTTTAGAAGCTGCCCGCAAAGTTTTCCTTCAGCAAGGTTTTGGTGGTTCAACTATAGAAATTGCTCAACTAGCTGGTATTTCTGAGGCTTCAATTTTCAAGCGCTTTTCTACGAAAGAAGAATTGTTTTTTGCCGCTATGGGTCTTCCAGAAAGACCTTTGTGGATGAAAGAACTGGAAAACTTATGCGGTACAGGTAATCTCAAAGAAAATCTGATTCAGGTATGTCTTCAGATTTTAGAATTTTACAGTGAAGTACTGCCCCGCTTTATGATGCTGCGTTCCCGTGGTAGTGCTTTTCCCGAACCTTGTAACAGAAAAGAGCAGGGATTAATGCAAGATGTTAAAGTACTAACTTCTTTTCTAGAGCGAGAAATTAGCCTCAGTAGATTACGTCCTGTAAATGCCAAAATAGTTGCTCATATCTTAGTAGGAACTCTGATGAATTATGTTCTTTCGGAGCAAAAACCCTTTTCTCAAACTAGTTTTACAACTGAACCTGTTAAAGACTTTGATTTAGAACATCAACCAAAAGTTGTGTTTTCATTTGTGCAGAGTTTGGTAGAGGCAATTTGGTTAGGCATCGCACCTATTTAA
- a CDS encoding response regulator receiver protein DevR: MIKKELDNFAAQCVLPFTSINKILMKTVLIVEDDLINARVFSKILTKRGGLDVKHTENVEEVIQIAQSGKADLILMDVSLSRSVYQGKSVDGIKITQMLKSDPQTANLPIILVTAHAMEGDRENFLKQSGADGYISKPVVDHQQFVDQIMALLPH, from the coding sequence ATGATTAAAAAAGAGCTAGACAACTTTGCTGCTCAGTGCGTTCTCCCCTTCACCTCTATTAATAAAATTCTCATGAAAACCGTTTTAATTGTTGAAGACGATCTAATTAATGCTCGCGTTTTTTCCAAAATTTTGACTAAACGCGGTGGCTTAGATGTCAAACATACCGAAAATGTCGAAGAAGTGATTCAAATTGCTCAATCGGGGAAAGCAGATCTAATTTTAATGGATGTTTCTTTGTCTAGAAGTGTTTATCAAGGTAAGTCTGTTGATGGCATCAAAATTACCCAAATGTTGAAGTCTGATCCGCAAACAGCAAATTTACCTATAATTTTGGTGACTGCACACGCGATGGAAGGCGATCGCGAAAACTTTCTCAAGCAAAGTGGTGCTGACGGTTATATCTCCAAGCCTGTTGTTGACCACCAACAATTTGTTGACCAAATCATGGCACTTCTTCCCCATTAA
- a CDS encoding DNA gyrase subunit A, protein MAKQLNLLSTGQVITTALHTEMQRSYLEYAMSVIVGRALPDVRDGLKPVHRRILYAMHELGLTPDRPYRKCARVVGDVLGKYHPHGDQAVYDALVRLVQDFSSRYPLLAGHGNFGSVDNDPPAAMRYTETRLASISHEGMLTEIGEETVEFVGNFDNSQQEPTVLPAQLPFLLLNGCAGIAVGMATNIPPHNLGEIVDGLIALIDQPDLSDEKLLELIPGPDFPTGGEIVGDTGIREAYSTGKGGIVLRGVAQIEEVAGGKGTKRRTAIVITELPYQVNKAGWIEKVAELVNQGRLQGISDIRDESDREGMRVVIELKRDTNAQEVLQHLYHQTALQSNFGAILLAIVEGQPRQLSLRQLLQEFLNFREATLNRRYGYELGKAESRLHIVEGLLKALSQVDEVISILRQAADGSTAKINLSSQLNLSESQADAILAMPLRRLTSLEQQNLQQEFEQLTTQIALLQNLLSDRRELLKSLKKDLRSLKRKYGDPRRTKLLSGITEELKSKAAEGAKSRKTEEMEENHPLEQPAEEAILEFTQRGYVRRLSTSGKKPKAENGLPDNDFLIQTELTDTNKDLLILTSGGKVYPVRVGDIPLTTGRSPRGTPLITTLTTTAQGSQEPVVSRFLLPEDLDSKQMILLTKQGRIKRLSLAEFTNLTRRGITIVKLKDDDELLFTQSTNPGEHLILASSGGRLLRFAVNDEQLPIMGRTAMGLQAFRLLRNQQMVGCATVGKDDHLLLVTQQGYAKRMAASQLRAANRGDLGTQALKFAAKTDNLASMVKATTPEVALVTNKERVVRLNVDTVPILGRDATGEIILQLNRDEKIIAVAEVR, encoded by the coding sequence ATGGCAAAACAGTTAAACCTTCTCTCAACGGGACAGGTAATTACAACAGCCCTGCACACCGAGATGCAACGGTCTTACTTAGAATATGCCATGAGTGTGATTGTTGGGCGGGCATTACCAGATGTGCGTGATGGCTTAAAGCCTGTGCATCGCCGCATTTTGTATGCCATGCACGAACTAGGTTTAACGCCAGATCGGCCTTATCGTAAATGTGCGCGTGTTGTTGGGGATGTACTTGGTAAATACCACCCCCACGGGGATCAAGCCGTTTATGATGCTTTAGTTAGGCTGGTGCAGGACTTTTCTAGTCGTTATCCCTTACTGGCAGGGCATGGCAACTTTGGTAGTGTTGATAATGACCCACCAGCAGCAATGCGCTACACCGAAACTCGTTTAGCATCCATTAGCCATGAGGGAATGCTGACAGAAATCGGTGAAGAAACTGTGGAATTTGTCGGTAACTTTGATAATTCCCAACAAGAACCCACGGTATTACCCGCACAGTTACCCTTTTTGTTACTCAATGGTTGTGCAGGGATTGCTGTGGGTATGGCGACAAATATTCCACCGCACAATTTGGGGGAAATTGTTGATGGCTTAATTGCCTTAATTGACCAGCCAGATTTATCTGATGAAAAGTTATTAGAGTTAATTCCTGGGCCAGACTTTCCCACTGGGGGCGAAATCGTTGGTGATACTGGTATCCGGGAGGCTTATAGCACAGGTAAAGGTGGAATTGTTCTGCGAGGAGTTGCCCAAATTGAAGAAGTTGCGGGTGGTAAAGGAACAAAGCGACGAACGGCAATTGTGATTACGGAATTGCCTTATCAGGTGAATAAGGCTGGCTGGATTGAAAAAGTCGCAGAATTAGTTAATCAAGGTCGTTTGCAAGGAATTTCGGATATTCGAGATGAAAGCGATCGCGAAGGTATGCGGGTAGTCATTGAACTCAAACGCGATACTAACGCCCAAGAAGTGCTGCAACATTTGTATCACCAAACCGCTTTGCAAAGTAATTTTGGGGCAATTCTGCTGGCAATTGTCGAAGGACAACCCCGACAATTAAGTTTGCGGCAATTATTACAAGAGTTTTTAAATTTCCGAGAAGCAACCTTAAACCGTCGCTATGGTTACGAATTGGGTAAAGCTGAAAGTCGCTTGCACATAGTGGAAGGGTTGCTAAAAGCCTTATCTCAAGTGGATGAAGTAATTAGCATTTTGCGCCAAGCGGCTGATGGTAGCACAGCCAAAATTAATTTGAGTAGCCAGCTAAATTTGAGTGAGTCACAAGCAGATGCTATTTTAGCAATGCCTTTGCGTCGGCTTACGAGTTTAGAACAACAGAACTTGCAGCAGGAATTTGAGCAACTGACTACACAAATTGCCCTCTTGCAAAACTTACTGAGCGATCGCCGCGAATTATTAAAGTCACTGAAAAAAGATTTGCGATCGCTCAAGCGCAAATATGGCGATCCTCGACGAACCAAATTACTCTCCGGTATTACCGAGGAATTGAAGAGCAAAGCCGCAGAGGGTGCCAAAAGTCGCAAGACAGAAGAAATGGAGGAAAATCACCCACTTGAACAGCCAGCTGAAGAAGCAATTCTAGAGTTTACCCAACGAGGTTATGTACGCCGCCTTTCAACCTCTGGGAAAAAACCAAAAGCAGAAAATGGTCTCCCTGATAATGATTTCCTCATCCAAACTGAATTAACCGATACCAACAAAGATTTACTCATCCTTACCAGTGGTGGCAAAGTCTACCCGGTACGTGTGGGGGATATTCCCTTAACTACTGGCCGTTCTCCACGGGGAACTCCATTGATCACTACACTCACAACTACTGCTCAAGGTAGTCAAGAACCTGTGGTCAGTCGCTTTTTATTACCAGAAGATTTAGATTCTAAGCAAATGATTCTCCTAACAAAACAAGGCAGAATTAAGCGCTTATCTTTGGCAGAATTTACCAACCTGACTCGTCGCGGAATTACGATTGTCAAGCTCAAAGACGATGATGAATTATTATTTACTCAGTCCACTAACCCAGGTGAGCATTTAATTTTGGCTAGTTCTGGTGGACGTTTATTGCGGTTTGCCGTAAATGACGAACAACTACCAATTATGGGTCGAACAGCTATGGGTTTACAAGCTTTTCGACTGTTGAGAAATCAGCAAATGGTGGGCTGTGCCACGGTGGGTAAAGATGATCATTTACTATTAGTTACTCAACAAGGATATGCCAAGCGTATGGCGGCAAGTCAATTAAGAGCAGCTAATCGAGGTGATTTAGGCACGCAAGCACTGAAATTTGCAGCTAAAACTGACAACTTAGCCAGTATGGTAAAGGCGACTACTCCAGAAGTGGCGCTGGTGACAAATAAAGAGCGTGTAGTCCGGCTAAATGTAGACACAGTACCCATTTTGGGTAGAGATGCTACAGGTGAAATTATCCTGCAACTCAACCGAGATGAAAAAATTATTGCTGTTGCTGAAGTACGTTAG
- a CDS encoding phosphoesterase: MLRKIANFWLRHIHPRLAPLIATFGIFGLASCLFILFVLAELFEEVLEREAFAFDTYFLLWLHQFANPSLDNVMLTITNLGNPSVVVLVVVVSLAILWWRRYFQEAKIFAIACLGALILNTGLKLLFTKPRPQLWPQLISETSFSFPSGHALGSLVLYGFLGYLLATHYPRFAQFIYSVTVMAIAAIGISRLYLGVHWPTDVIAGYGVGFLWLTICIAMLKLQKIRQS; encoded by the coding sequence ATGCTCCGAAAAATTGCCAATTTTTGGTTGCGACACATACATCCTCGTCTAGCTCCTTTAATTGCCACATTTGGTATTTTTGGGTTAGCTAGTTGTCTATTTATTCTTTTTGTTTTAGCAGAGCTTTTTGAAGAAGTTTTAGAGCGAGAAGCTTTTGCATTTGATACCTATTTTTTGTTGTGGTTGCATCAGTTTGCTAACCCCAGCTTAGACAATGTGATGCTGACAATCACGAACCTGGGCAATCCGAGTGTGGTGGTGCTGGTTGTAGTTGTTAGTTTAGCCATACTTTGGTGGCGGCGTTACTTTCAAGAAGCAAAAATATTTGCGATCGCTTGTTTGGGAGCTTTGATTCTGAATACTGGACTGAAGTTGCTATTTACTAAACCTCGTCCCCAACTTTGGCCTCAGTTAATTTCTGAAACATCTTTTAGTTTTCCCAGTGGCCATGCTCTAGGTTCTTTGGTGCTATATGGATTTCTCGGTTACTTGTTAGCAACTCACTATCCTCGATTTGCTCAATTTATTTACAGTGTGACAGTTATGGCGATCGCCGCTATTGGAATTAGTCGTCTATATTTAGGGGTGCATTGGCCTACAGATGTCATTGCAGGTTACGGAGTCGGGTTTCTCTGGCTGACTATCTGCATTGCTATGCTGAAACTACAAAAAATCAGACAAAGTTAG
- a CDS encoding high light inducible protein, which yields MTNTTTKITAPVVEDRNAWRWGFTPQAEIWNGRLAMIGFLSAALIELFSGQGFLHFWGIL from the coding sequence ATGACTAACACAACCACAAAAATCACTGCTCCTGTAGTTGAAGATCGCAACGCTTGGCGTTGGGGTTTTACTCCTCAAGCAGAAATTTGGAACGGTCGTTTGGCAATGATTGGCTTTTTATCTGCTGCATTGATTGAATTGTTTTCTGGTCAAGGCTTCCTGCATTTCTGGGGGATTCTTTAA